The region TAAGCAACCATTGCAACAACTTACTATCCTTGATGTTAATTTTGCTCCTTTAGATCTTTGAAGAAATCATAAAGCTCATGTCCAGTTCTTTTTTATAATCAACAATGAAATTCTCGTCATATGGAACCCAGCACATTAAACGTTCAGATAAGTAACTTTGTTTCCTATATTGTGCAATTTTTCCTCCATACTTCTCCAATGCTATGACTTAAAAATAACAATGGGATAAACAAAAGGGCCACAAGCAGAGTTAAGCCAATCGTACTAGCATCTATTAGGTTTTCTTTCTGCATGACATTAAAAAGAATTAAATTGTAGGGCAGTATAATGAAGATACTAGTCCAAAGACCGGGAACATATCTTCTAAGAAAAAGAGCTTGTAAAGGATGAGTGATGATATTGAGAGCAAAAAATAAATTAGCACCTAGAAATAGAAAATAAAGCTCTGTTGTTAAAGAAAGAGGCAAAAGCACTGAAATCGGAACAAATAAGACAAACACGGCCATTGTAAACTGTCCTGCGGTCATTGTTTTAGCTTCATTCATTTGTTGCTGAACGAAGGTAGGCATTTGATCTTTTACAGCAGGATATACTCTTTTAAACCAATGCTCTATCGTAAAAATCTCTTCAAAGTTATGAAGCATAAAAACGATTAAAAACATCCATATCCAAAATTGAAAATCCATTAGCTTTCCTCCCTTGCTGATGTGGTGATAAGCAACGTGCTCTTCTAAGTTAGTTATTGTGAATTAGTTACTTTTTGTTAATACTCCGTGACAGATAATTCCCGCTAGTGAACGTCCCAGATCCGCAGCAGAGTAGCCAGTCTCGCCGTCTAAACTGTAACGATCAACGATTCGTTCAATGGAAGCAACCAGTAGTTCTGCAAGCAATTCTGTGTCAACTTCTGTCCTAATGATCCCTAATGCTTGGTTTTCCTTCATGTTTTCACGGATTTGGTTTATTATTCTACCACGGAGTTCCTCACCCTGATCTCCTATTTGAAACACGATTTTAGTCACATTTTTATTGGCACCAAATAATTGAAATAATCCGATATAGGAGTGCATGAGGTTTCCTTCTACTTCTGTTAAAGGGTTTTCTCTGATTTGAACACCAACATCAGCAAAATGAGCAAGCTGCTGTTCAAAGGTTAGCAGGATTTCATCAAGAATGTCCTTTTTGCTCTTAAAGTATAGATAAAAGGCAGCCTGTGTGAGTCCAGCCAGAGCAACGATTTGACTTACAGTTGTCCCGTGAAAACCTTGAGTAGCAAACAAGTGTTCAGCAGAAGAAAGTATTTTTTCTCTACTAACTTCACCTTTTCTTTTGGACATAGATAACCCCTCCTTTTAAATGTAACTAATTAATTAGTTAGTTATATATCAATGAGATTTAATATACATGAATCATGAATTAAAAGTCAAGAGATACAAAGAGAATGTGTAGAATTTGAGACGGTTCCGTACAGAAGTTGTAGTTGGGAGTGGTTGAGAGGCTACTATTTTTTGATTGGATGTTTCCTTTAGGAGGGTGGGGTCTATCAGGCGTTATTTTTCATTCGATCGGTGGGCGATTTTCGCTAGTTCCTGTTCGCTTTATCGCTGAAGCTCTTGGAGCAAAAGATCAAATGATCGAAAGAGGACAATAGTATCTACATTGAGAACAGTAATAAGGTTTATTGGATACAGATTAAGAAATTGGCATGTAACCACACCAGTCTGGGTGTGGTTTTTTGTTTGACAAAAGGAAAGGCATAGCGTACACTTTTTTTATTCTGACCATTCAGTATAAAAAAAGAGGTGGGAAGATGCCGAAAATAGGAATGGAACCAAAGCGCAGAGCAGACGTGATCAACGCTACGTTAACCTGTATCAGTAAATATGGTATGGATGGTATGACTTTGGATAAGGTTGCTGAGTATGCGCATTGTTCAAAGGGAGTTGTTCTTTACTATTTTAAAAATAAGGATAATCTTACATATGAAGCGTTTAAGGCTTTCCTGGGCTATTATGGCCTCAAGATAGAATCAGAAATTGAAAAAACAATGTCAGCTGGAGAAATGATTGACGTTACTTTAAAACACATATTACCGCTATATAGTGATGATTCGGATAAAGAAATAAATGTTTCCCAATTGGATGGCATTGAAGCAATGTTTATTCCGTATGATGATCAAGGAAAGCTCTTTTTGCAATTCTTCTCAAAAGCTGTATTAGATCACAAGCTACAGGAGATCGTATCTAAGAGCTACTTAGCTGATCTTCAAGGTATAGCGAAGATTTTTGATTATGGCAATATCACGGGAAATATGACTGTAGATGATTCTAAAAGCGCAGCCTATGGCTTGCTTGCCATGGTCATAGGGTTAAGCTTCTTTCGTGTAGCGAAAATCCCTCCAATTAATGGTGAAGATAATAGATACATCATTGAAGACTATGTCAGAAAACTAAGTGAGAGAAAATAATAGAGAGCTGTCCAAGTAAGAGGTATGCAAATAGTATTCCTAAATAGCAGGAAATTTTAAAAGTATAGGAGTTGTTGTGGGAATGTTGGATATTAAGAAGGTTGAAGTAAGTGGGGTAAATATAGCCATTGTCAAAAATACAGAGACAATTGTAGAGCATGTTCAGTCAGCATTAGATCTTATGGCAACGGTACAGTATGAAGCAGACAGTAATCTCATGGTTCTAAACAAAACTGTTCTAAGCTCCCTTTTCTTCGAATTAAAAACAGGTATTGCCGGGGAAATTCTGCAAAAGTTTATTAATTATCGGGTAAAGGTTGCTATTGTTGGGGATTTCTCAATGTACCAAAGTAATGCTCTGAAAGATTTCATCTATGAATGCAATAATGGACAGGATATATTCTTTGTACCTGATGAGCAGGAAGCGATTGAAAGGTTGAGCAGGGCAAGGTAAAGTAGTTGAATTTGGGAGGAAGATACGTGTCACAATTAGAAGATTACTATACTAAGGATAAGTTGGTGAAGATTCCTGCTGGTGAGATTGAAATGAGGGATGATCGGATAAAAACCACATGGAAGGTAACGTTGGATTCCTTCTTACTTTCGCCAGTTCCAGTTACGAATGAGTTATACTATTCAATCATTCAAAAGACTAATATACCTAATTATGAATCTCAAGCTCCGGTTGTTGATGTCTCATGGAATGATGCGATTCTCTTTTGTAATTTGCTCTCACAGTACTCAGGACTAAAGGAATGTTATTCGGTAAGTACTGA is a window of Bacillus horti DNA encoding:
- a CDS encoding HXXEE domain-containing protein, with the translated sequence MDFQFWIWMFLIVFMLHNFEEIFTIEHWFKRVYPAVKDQMPTFVQQQMNEAKTMTAGQFTMAVFVLFVPISVLLPLSLTTELYFLFLGANLFFALNIITHPLQALFLRRYVPGLWTSIFIILPYNLILFNVMQKENLIDASTIGLTLLVALLFIPLLFLSHSIGEVWRKNCTI
- a CDS encoding TetR/AcrR family transcriptional regulator, yielding MSKRKGEVSREKILSSAEHLFATQGFHGTTVSQIVALAGLTQAAFYLYFKSKKDILDEILLTFEQQLAHFADVGVQIRENPLTEVEGNLMHSYIGLFQLFGANKNVTKIVFQIGDQGEELRGRIINQIRENMKENQALGIIRTEVDTELLAELLVASIERIVDRYSLDGETGYSAADLGRSLAGIICHGVLTKSN
- a CDS encoding TetR/AcrR family transcriptional regulator, coding for MPKIGMEPKRRADVINATLTCISKYGMDGMTLDKVAEYAHCSKGVVLYYFKNKDNLTYEAFKAFLGYYGLKIESEIEKTMSAGEMIDVTLKHILPLYSDDSDKEINVSQLDGIEAMFIPYDDQGKLFLQFFSKAVLDHKLQEIVSKSYLADLQGIAKIFDYGNITGNMTVDDSKSAAYGLLAMVIGLSFFRVAKIPPINGEDNRYIIEDYVRKLSERK
- a CDS encoding DUF4180 domain-containing protein gives rise to the protein MDIKKVEVSGVNIAIVKNTETIVEHVQSALDLMATVQYEADSNLMVLNKTVLSSLFFELKTGIAGEILQKFINYRVKVAIVGDFSMYQSNALKDFIYECNNGQDIFFVPDEQEAIERLSRAR